A window of Methanofollis sp. genomic DNA:
GGAGACTTCACCGCAGGCATTGCCGCGAGCAAAGGCTCCATTCTATCCAGCAGATTCCCCATGGTTCCACCAAAAAATGAGGGGCTCACTCGGTCAGAGCCTGACCGCCAGCCGCCTCAATCTTTTCTTTTGCCTGTGCGGAAAACGCCAGTGCCGTCAGTTTCAGGGCATGGGTTACCTGACCGCCGCCGAGCACCTTCTCGACACCGAGGTCGCAGAGGTCGATCGCAATAAGATCGCCCTCCTGCTCGGCAAGGCCGGCCTGGACAAGGAAATCGGCCACCTGGTCGATCTCCCCGATGTCCAGCACCTCGACGTCCTCCCGAATCTGGTTCACAAAGCCGTTCTTGCCGTTGTGAACCTGACCCGCAAGGAGGAAGTGGCTCCAGCGGTGGTCCCTGTGTCCTGCCCGTCCCCTGCCACCGCGGTTACCTGCACCACGGCGATTCTTGTGCGTGCCGCCACCGCAGGTCCTGGACCCGCGGAACTTTGAGCGTGTGTTCGTGGGCATCGCATTCACCTCATCCTGTAGAGGAGGTCGTTGATCTCCTCACCGTAGTTTCCGAGCGCACCGCCCTGCTGGAAGGTGCGCTTGATCGTCTTGAAACCCTTTCTCGGGGGGTGGAGACGGAGGACCGGCTTCAACTCCGGGATGTCCTGCACCGTTGCCTCGCCCCGGCAGAGGGCAGCCGCGAAATCTTCGATACCGGCAAACGTCGAGTGCTCCCTGACATACTCGTCGGTGAGCTTCACGTTCCCGGTCAGGC
This region includes:
- a CDS encoding uL15m family ribosomal protein encodes the protein MPTNTRSKFRGSRTCGGGTHKNRRGAGNRGGRGRAGHRDHRWSHFLLAGQVHNGKNGFVNQIREDVEVLDIGEIDQVADFLVQAGLAEQEGDLIAIDLCDLGVEKVLGGGQVTHALKLTALAFSAQAKEKIEAAGGQALTE
- a CDS encoding 50S ribosomal protein L30, with the protein product MFAVVQVRGVVNTRWDIKDTLKMLRLHHINHCVFVPDTPAYLGMIRKVKDYVAYGGVDGKTVSTVLSTRGRLTGNVKLTDEYVREHSTFAGIEDFAAALCRGEATVQDIPELKPVLRLHPPRKGFKTIKRTFQQGGALGNYGEEINDLLYRMR